Within Chlamydiota bacterium, the genomic segment ACAAAAAAACTGCGTATAGCTCCACTGCTTGCAAAAAATATTCTTTCGGATTTTGAAAATCTAGAGATCGTTGTCATTGACTTTGAAATAATCAAAGACGCGATCGATTGCAGTATCCTCAATCAAATTTCTTTTTGGGATGCCCTTATCGTTACAGCAGCCGAGAGCGCAAAATGTGAAAAGGTTTTGACAGAAGATATGAATCATCACCAAATCATTCGCGGTGTGCGCATTGAAAATCCGTATTTAGAAAGTTGATCATGATGATCCCACCACCTGTCAATCAAACTAAATTTTGTGGTGAGGTTTATTTATTAAGGAAAGGAAGTCTTCAATGTGTCGGATGGCCTTGATAGAAAGTGGCTTTTTAAGCCAGAGACAGGTGGTGGGATGAAAGTTCTTGTCATTGGAAGCGGGGGGAGGGAGCACGCGCTCACCTTGAAAATTTCAAAAAGTCCTCTCGTCAAAAAAATTTATTGTGCACCAGGAAATCCCGGAATTTCCAGCCTTGCCCAGAGGGTGGACATTCCTATTGAAAATATTTCAGGTCTTCTTGATTTTGCAAAAAAAGAAAAAATAGATCTTACCGTAGTAGGGCCTGAACTTCCGCTCAGTTTGGGTATTGTGGATCAATTTGAAGCGGAAGGTCTTAAAATTTTTGGCCCTTCGAAAAAAGCTGCTCAGCTTGAATCCAGCAAGATTTTTTCAAAATTCATGATGAAAAAATTCGGCATACCTACAGCAAGATCTGAAAGTTTTTCAGATTTTGCATCAGCAAAAAAATATATTCAAAATTCTCATCTTCCACGGGTCATTAAAGCCGATGGTTTGGCCGCAGGGAAGGGTGTTCTTGTTGCAAAAACCTGCGATGAAGCTCTTCTCTTTCTTCAGAAGATTATGGTCGATAAAATATTTGGTGTTTCAGGCGAAAACATTCTCATTGAGGAATGCCTCGAAGGCCGAGAAATTTCGATTTTAGCGCTTTCAGATGGAGAAAATATTGTTCTTCTACCCGAAGCCCGAGACTATAAGAGAGCCTTGGATCACGATCAAGGTTTAAACACAGGCGGCATGGGCGCTTATAGCCCCGTTTCAGAAGCAACCGAAGAACTACGTCAATGCGTTCTCAAAGATGTTTTTCACCCGATGATTCGTGGAATGAAGAAAGAAGGCATTCCTTATCGAGGTGTTCTCTATGCCGGGCTCATGCTAACTTCACAAGGTCCAAAAGTTTTAGAATTTAATGTTCGTTTTGGAGACCCTGAAACGCAGGTGATCTTGCCAAGAATTAAGTCCGATATCGTTCCTCTCTTTTTGGCCTCTTGTAATGGAACACTTGACAAGGAAAGCGTTCAAATTCATAAAGAAACAGCGATTTGCGTTGTTTTGACTTCAGGGGGCTATCCAGGCGCATATCAGAATGGGTTTGAAATTCTTGGGTTGGATCAAGCGTCTAAAATGGAGAATATCATGCTCTTTCATGCTGGAACATCATCCAAGGATGGGAAAATTTTGACTCATGGGGGACGCGTTTTGGGAGTGACATCCCTAGGAAAAGACATGAAACAGGCTCAAACACTTGCTTATGACACGATCACTAAAATTCATTTTGAAAGAATGCATTATCGACGGGATATTGGAATGAAATGAAATATCAAATATCAAATATCAAATATCAAAATGACAAATCAAAAGTCAAAAATTTTAAAACTCAAAATTTTCCCATTTTTATTGTTAGAACTATCCCGCTCTTTTGTTTATCCTTTCTTTTTATTTTACCGTGCTTTGCCGAGTCCCCAAAAACGCATTTAGGTCTTTGGGCTCCGTGTGAAGGGGATAATCAAACGCTTTCGAGCAAAGCTAAAATTATTGAAATGCTGGATTTCGCATCGAAGCTCGGAACCCAGGATATTTTCTTGCAAGTGTATCGTGGAAACCGTTCATGGTACCCTTCAAAACTTGCCGACGATAAACCTTTTCAGGAAATTCAAAAAAAAGAAAAATTTGATCCCATTCGTTTTGCGATTAAAAATGCTCACGCCAGAGAAATCAGAATTCATGCATGGTTTAATGTTTTTTGGGTTGGAAAAGATCTTAATATTCCTGTGATTAAAAAATTAGGGAAAGATGCAATCACTCGAGACCAAAAAGGCCGGTCGATGGTTGATTATCCTGGAAATCATATTCCGCCTCCTGAAGGGGAATGGTATTCTTATGGCGAAGATGGTTATTGGCTAGAACCTGGGGATGAACGAGTTCAAAAATATCTTTTGGGAGTCGTTCAGGAAGTGCTTCAAAATTATCCAGAGCTGGATGGTATCCATCTTGATTATGTTCGCTATCCCTTGACCTCTCCTTTTCTGCCAGGCTCCTACTATGCCTTTCATCGTGGAATTGAATTTGGTTATGGGAAACGGAGTGTCGAATGGTTTAAAAAGGAGACACGACTTAATCCTTTGTC encodes:
- a CDS encoding PIN domain-containing protein; its protein translation is MSKIFLDTNILVYAFDPDTPKKRDISRQILRKLNESRVGVVSTQVIQEFFSIATKKLRIAPLLAKNILSDFENLEIVVIDFEIIKDAIDCSILNQISFWDALIVTAAESAKCEKVLTEDMNHHQIIRGVRIENPYLES
- the purD gene encoding phosphoribosylamine--glycine ligase — encoded protein: MKVLVIGSGGREHALTLKISKSPLVKKIYCAPGNPGISSLAQRVDIPIENISGLLDFAKKEKIDLTVVGPELPLSLGIVDQFEAEGLKIFGPSKKAAQLESSKIFSKFMMKKFGIPTARSESFSDFASAKKYIQNSHLPRVIKADGLAAGKGVLVAKTCDEALLFLQKIMVDKIFGVSGENILIEECLEGREISILALSDGENIVLLPEARDYKRALDHDQGLNTGGMGAYSPVSEATEELRQCVLKDVFHPMIRGMKKEGIPYRGVLYAGLMLTSQGPKVLEFNVRFGDPETQVILPRIKSDIVPLFLASCNGTLDKESVQIHKETAICVVLTSGGYPGAYQNGFEILGLDQASKMENIMLFHAGTSSKDGKILTHGGRVLGVTSLGKDMKQAQTLAYDTITKIHFERMHYRRDIGMK
- a CDS encoding family 10 glycosylhydrolase: MKYQISNIKYQNDKSKVKNFKTQNFPIFIVRTIPLFCLSFLFILPCFAESPKTHLGLWAPCEGDNQTLSSKAKIIEMLDFASKLGTQDIFLQVYRGNRSWYPSKLADDKPFQEIQKKEKFDPIRFAIKNAHAREIRIHAWFNVFWVGKDLNIPVIKKLGKDAITRDQKGRSMVDYPGNHIPPPEGEWYSYGEDGYWLEPGDERVQKYLLGVVQEVLQNYPELDGIHLDYVRYPLTSPFLPGSYYAFHRGIEFGYGKRSVEWFKKETRLNPLSMARTPQNHMRWDQWRRDQITKLVAELHQILKQKYPSIQLSAAVLPWPERAYFSSYQDWSTWVEKGKIDFVVIMNYTLDLHLSWFLSKMALGAGPYGTVWIGLGPYLFERDAVGFEREWLETLNLSPRGIVLFSYEGLLKQKEVVKVISKNKL